A stretch of DNA from Nonlabens ponticola:
ATCAACATGTTTGAGACATTATTGTGTGAAGTTCATGTAGATAAAAAGAATCCACGTGCTGCTATAAGTACCAGCATTACTGCAGCTCAATACGAAAATAAGGGTGTAGTATTATGTGATGATGTTCTCAACTCAGGAACAACGCTGGTATATGCTGTCAGACATTTTCTAGATGTACCGCTGACCAAATTCAAAACCGCCGTGCTCGTAAATAGAAATCATAAAAAATATCCTGTAAAGGCAGATTTTAAAGGAATCTCTTTGAGTACTACGTTACAAGAACACGTGCAGGTAGATCTTAAAAAAGATAATTATAGTGTGAGTCTACAGTAAATCCTCAATTTCGGCTACTATCTGATTAACCGTTTTATTTTCAATGCTAAGATTGTGGGTCGCCTCATTGTAAAATCCTGATCGTTCTAGCAGATGCTTTCCAATAAACTCGGCGAGATCATCTTGTTGTTCAAATCTCGAGATCAATGGTCGATGCGCTCGCTCATCAAACAAGCGATTTGTCAAAAAAGGTACTGCGGCTCTCAAATAAAAACTAATTGCCTCGTTCGATTGGCTAATCAGCTTCATATTATTATAGTAACATGGTGTGCCGCCGCCTAAGGCTAAAACTATTTTTTCATCACCTTCTAGAACCTCTTTTAGGCAATCGTGCTCCCTTTTCCTGAAATAAATAGCACCCTTTTCTTGAATAACTTGAGAGATACTTGCCTTTTCTCTCTCTTCCAGATAATCATCCAGGTCAATGAATTCTCTTTCTAATAATACCGCAAGTTCCTTACCTACAGTAGATTTACCAGAACCCATGTAACCCAATAGTATGATTTGTTTAGGCTCATTTGCGATCATAATAAGTAGATAAATATTTAGACGAATTTATATTAAAAAAAATACGGCTGTATAAAAGATAGGTTTTATATTTGCACCCGCATTTAAACAATGACGACTTGGTAGCTCAGCTGGTAGAGCATCACACTTTTAATGTGAGGGTCCTGGGTTCGAACCCCAGCCAAGTCACAGAAGCCGTAAGGCCTAGAAGCCCTTATTTTTATAAGGGCTTTTTTTTACCCAGGTGCTGAAATTGGTAGACAGGCACGGTTGAGGGCCGTGTGTATTTATACGTGTGGGTTCAAGTCCCATCCTGGGTACTCTAAACAACCCTTGTGATCTTAACATCGCAAGGGTTTTTCTATATCTTATTTGTAGCCTTTTGAATGAGTGTCTTGTCCTCAATATTCAATATTTTTGTTCAGTTTTTGTAGGAATCACTGGAAATATAAAGTTTATATGATTTTTCTTCAATTCTTTAAAATTTTCTTAACCCGCTAATTCAATAGGATTCAAGAGTTTCGTTGAAATTAAAACTAGTAATGTCAAGGTTTTAACAGTGTAGGATCGAATATCTCATGAGATCAGTGTTTAACTTTGTAGACATATCGTTAAACAAAAATCAGTGATTAAGAACACGTTTAGTATAAAGGACCTAGAAAACCTGAGCGGTATTAAGGCTCATACTATACGCATCTGGGAAAAGCGATATAATCTTCTCGAGCCTAACCGAACAGACACCAACATACGCAACTATGATGTTGAGGCACTCCAAAAAATCTTAAATGTAAGTTACCTTAAGAACTCTGGAATTAAGATAAGTGCGATCGCAGCCTTAAGTGGTGAAGAAATTGAAAAAGAAGTTCGCAGATTAGCGCAAAATGATAATAGACTGAATTTTTCCATCCAGCAGGTCAAAATGGCGATGGTGAATTTTGACAACGCGCTGTTTCAAGAAACTTATAAAAAGCTATTTCAACAAAAAGGATTTTCCGGTGTGTTTAAGGAATTGTTTATTCCATTTCTTATTGAATTGGGATTTTTATGGCAATCAAAAACCATCAACATTGCTCATGAGCACTATATAAGTCACCTCATCAAACAAAAGCTACTCGCTAATCTAGAAGAAGTTCAATATTCACGTGCTGAAGAAGGTAGCCAACTCTACGTTTTATTCTTGCCTGAGAATGAAATGCATGACTTAGGATTGTTGTTTCTCAACTATGAACTACTTTCTAGAGGACACAACACCATCTACTTGGGAGCGAGCATGACTCTGGACAATCTAAGCTACTTCCAAAAGAGGCATGACAAACCTATTTATATCACGTACTTGACGGTAAATCCAGAAATTAAAAAGATCCCTACATTTCTAGATAGATTTAACAAAAAGGTCGCCTGTGATACCGATATTGAACTTTGGTTATTAGGTCATCTTTCAGAAAAAATTGATGCTGATATTTTGAATGATAATCAAAAAAGATTCGACAGTATAAGCGAATTGATTGATCACATATCATAGTAAAATACATCATGGGGCATAAAATAGCCATTATAGGATCTGGTTTTTCATCACTGGCAGCCGCTTCCTATCTCTCACAAGCAGGACACCAAGTATCTGTATTTGAAAAAAATCCTACCGTAGGCGGTCGCGCACGCAGACTAGAAAAAGACGGTTTTACATTTGACATAGGACCGTCATGGTACTGGATGCCTGATATTTTTGAACGTTTCTTTGCAGACTTTGGGAAGAAACCTTCAGACTATTATCAGCTGGATAAGCTAGATCCAGCCTACTCTGTTTATTTTGAAAAGGATCGCATCAAGATAGGTGCAGATCTGGAAAGTATCAAGGAGACTTTTGAACAGTACGAGAAAGGCAGTAGCAAACATTTGCAGGAATTCATAGATGAAGCAAGCGAGAATTATGACATCGCTATCAAGAATCTTGTATATCGTCCAGGAGAATCGCCCTTAGAATTAGTAACTAAACAAACGGTTACCAAGCTTGGTGCTTTTGTTAGTAATGTGTCGCGAGATGTGCGTAAAAAGTTCAAAGATCCACGACTGATTTCCATATTAGAGTTTCCAGTATTGTTTCTAGGCGCAACTCCGTCAAACACTCCAAGCTTTTACAACTTCATGAACTATGCAGACTTTGGTCTAGGCACATGGCATCCTAAAGGTGGTATGTACGAGGTGATTCTAGCTATGAAAAAGCTAGCGATGGAGCAAGGCGCTACCATAAGAACTGATGCTGCCGTCACCAAAATTCTAGTTGACAAAAAAGGAACTGCCAACGGCATAATGATCGATGATGAAAAACATTTATTTGACATCGTACTTTCTGGAGCAGATTATCATCACTCGGAAACTTTATTAGAGGAGAAACACAGGCAGTATTCAGAGAAGTATTGGGATAAAAAAACCTTTGCTCCTAGCTCATTGATCTTCTATGTAGGCTTTGACAAGAAATTGAAAAATGTAGATCATCACAATCTCTTTTTTGACACAGATTTTACCAAGCATGCTAATGAGATCTATGAAGATCCCAAATGGCCAGAGGATCCATTGTTTTATGCAAACTTCACCTCGATAACTGATCCACAAACCGCACCAGATGGTTGTGAGAATGGTTTCTTCTTGATTCCACTGGCTCCAGATCTAGAAGATACGCCTGAATTACGAGAAGAATACTTTCAAAAGATTATTACCCGATTTGAAGATTTGACTGGTCAAAAAGTAAAAGACAATATACTTTTCAAGGAATCATTTTGCGTCAATGACTTTAAAGAAGCTTACAATAGCTACAAGGGAAATGCCTATGGAATGGCCAATACCTTACTGCAAACTGCATTTCTTAGGCCTAATTTAAGAAGTCGCAAAGTAAAAAACCTTTACTTTACAGGTCAGCTGACAGTTCCAGGGCCAGGCGTACCGCCATCATTGATATCTGGTAAACTAGCGGCACAACTGATCAACAAACATTCAAGTCAATGAAAAGTATTTTTGACGAGGTATCAAGACAGTGTAGTAAAGCAGTAACTAATAACTACAGTACCTCATTCTCTCTAGCCAGTAAAATGTTGGGGCCATCAATTAGACAGGATATCCATAACATTTACGGCTTTGTTAGATTTGCTGATGAGATCGTAGATACATTTCATGACTACGATAAACGCACGCTGCTTGATAGATTTGAAAAGGATCTCAAAAATGCTATCGAAGAGAAAATCAGTCTAAATCCTATTCTCAATTCCTTTCAAGAAACTGTCAATAAGTACGATATCACTCCAGATATGTATGGAGCTTTTATCCATAGCATGAGATTGGATCTTGATAAGTCCATTTATTTGACTGAAGAAGAATATAAAAACTACATCTACGGCAGCGCGGATGTTGTAGGTCTTATGTCCTTAAAGGTATTTGTGAAAGGTAATTTAGATCAATACAACGATCTTAAGGACGATGCCATGAGATTAGGAAGTGCCTTTCAAAAAGTTAACTTCTTGCGTGATTTAAGAGCTGACCTTGATGATCTTGAACGCAGCTATTTTCCTAATACAGATCTGCACGATTTAAAAGAAGCTGATAAGGCAAGACTCATTGAAGAAATAAAAGAAGACTTTGATGCAGGGTTGCGAGGTATTCAACGACTACCTGTAGAAGCAAAGCTGGGTGTTTACACAGCCTATGTCTACTATCGCAGGTTACTCACGAGATTAGAGCGTACTCCATCAAAGGAAATACGCAATACTCGTATAAGAGTTCCCAACTATGAGAAGATCGGGCTACTTGCTAAAGGCTATGTAAGTTACAGACTCAACCTTATTTAAGAATGCATACATTTTATTGGATTTTAATATTCCTGGTCACCTTTGGAATAATGGAATTTCTAGCATGGTTCATCCATAAATATATCATGCACGGTTTTTTATGGAATCTACATGAAGACCATCATCATAAAACACACGACAGTTGGTTTGAGAAAAACGACTGGTTTTTTGTGTTTTTTGCCTCTATAAGTATCATTGCCAAAGTTTCTCATAGCCAATTAGACTTATGGTGGGCATTGCCCATCAGTGCCGGGATTTTCGCTTATGGCGTGGCGTATTTTATAGTACACGATATCTTTATTCATCAGCGATTCAAATGGTTGCGCAAGGCAAATAATACGTATGCTAAAGGTGTGCGTCGTGCCCATAAGATTCACCATAAACACTTAGGTAAGGAAAAAGGTGAAAACTTTGGTATGCTGGTCGTACCACTCAAATACTTTAAATAAATGGCAGTTGCCATCGTCATAGGTGCTGGAATCGGTGGTCTTGCAGCTGCATTGCGCCTCCAGCATAAAGGCTATCAAACTACGGTCATTGAGAAAAACAACTACGCTGGTGGTAAATTGCATGCCATTGAACAAGATGGATATAGATTTGATTTGGGCCCATCGCTGTTTACATTGCCGCATCTAGTTGATGAGTTACATGATCTATTTGAAGAATCTGTAGACTTTGATTATGATTCACATCCTACGGCCTGTCATTATTTCTGGGAAGATGGCACTTGTTTTAAAGCACCATCGACCATTGATGGATTTGTAAAAGAAGCGAGTCAAACGTTTGACGAGCCTACTAGAAATCTTACATCCTATCTCGAGCGCAGCAAGAAAAAATACGAACTCACCAGCAAGCTGTTTTTAGAAAAATCATTGCACCGCTGGCAAACCTACTTAAGCAAGGACACGCTCAAAGCAATTCTCAATATTTCAAAACTAGGCATCAGCAATACGCTAGATAAGGATAACAGTACATTTGACTCGCCTAAATTGCAGCAGCTATTCAATAGATATGCTACCTACAATGGCTCATCGCCCTATCAGACACCAGGCATCATGAGCATGATTCCCTATCTAGAACTGGGTTTGGGTACTTACTATCCGCAAGGCGGCATGCATCGCATCTCACAATCATTATATGAGCTTGCAGTCAAGGTTGGTGTGGAGTTCCGCTTTCGCGAAAGCGTAACCTCTATCGATCAGTCTAACAATAAAATAGCTGGTGTCACTACAGATAAAAGTCAATACAAGGCAGATCTGGTCGTTTGCAACATGGACGTTTTTCCTACTTATGAAAAGCTGTTGCTTAAAGCCAAGAAACCTCAAAAAACACTGGACCAAGAACGCTCCAGTAGCGCGCTCATTTTCTATTGGGGTATCAATAGCAAACATAAGCAACTGGACTTGCACAACATATTGTTTAGTGAAGACTACCCTGCTGAATTTAATGCTATTTTCAAGGAAAAAACGCTATTTGATGATCCGACAGTTTACATCAATATCACTAGTAAATTAACACCTGGCGATGCACCAGATGGTAAAGAAAACTGGTTTGTGATGATCAATTCGCCTGGCGATTACGGTCAAGATTGGGAGGCGCTGGTGAAACAAGCGAGAAAAAATATTATTGCCAAGATCAATCGTACGCTCAATGTGGATATTGAGCCGCTCATCGAGACAGAATATATTCTAACACCGCAAGGCATTGAAGAAAATACCAGCAGTTATCGTGGCGCACTATACGGCGCTGCCAGCAATAATAAATTTGCAGCGTTCTTGAGACATCCCAATTTCAACTCAAACATTAAAAACCTATATCATGTAGGTGGATCGGTGCATCCAGGTGGTGGCATACCACTCAGTATTTTAAGTGCCCGCATTGCGGCAGATTTAATACCAGATGCCCAATGAAATTAGGCCTTATCATCTTTTTATGGGTAATTCATGTAGCCGCGTTGATAGGAATAGCGCTGGGTTATGAATCTTTTTTCTTGCCTAAATCGCCTTTTACTATGTTGTACTTGCTACTCATGGTCGTCCTTTATTTCCCGATAGATACAGGTAAAAAGGTAGCATTGTTCGGTGCTTTTGCCGTTGTTGGGCTGTTAGTTGAATGGATAGGCGTACATACGGGAGCATTATTTGGTAACTATTATTATCTAGAGAATTTTGGGATCAAGATAGATGGTATCCCATTATTGATAGGAGTCAATTGGGCAATACTAGCTTTTACCACTCATGTCATTGCCACAAAGCTCACGTTAAATATCTGGACACGTATTCTAGCTGGATCAAGCTTGATGGTAATCATCGATTTTTTCCTGGAACAAATATGTGAGTATGCTGGGTTCTGGGTTTTTGCTGGTGGCGCAGGTATTTTTAACTACGTATGCTGGTTTGTTGTAGCCGCATTATTACATTGGATTCTGGCAAAAAGTCGCGTAAAAGGCGACCTTGTCATCTCAACACACATTTACATTGTTCAACTCATTTTTGCAGCCACACTATGGATCATCATAAGTACGATATAGCCATAGTTGGTATGGGTTGCGCCGGTAGCCATGTGCTGCTGGCGATGCTGGAGCACGAACAATTCATGGACAAAAGCATTCTCATTCTCGACGATTACAGTGCTGATAGTCTTGAGAAAACATGGAGTTATTGGGAAAAAGGTACTGGTAAGTGGGATCACCTCATCTCACAGCAATGGAATCAAGGTTCATTTATATCGCACAACAAATCCATTGACCTAGATCTCGATCCGTATCATTATAAGATGATTAAAAGTGTTGATTTTATAGCTTTCGCGAAAGCAAAATTCCAACACCACTCTAACATCACACACGTTGCCGAAAAAGTGACCGACGTTCGTCAAGGGCATACCGCAAGGATATTCACAGAATCTTGCACTTACCAGGCAGATCTAGTACTTGATAGTCGCGTATCACAAAAGTTCTATAACAACACTAATGCCATTACACTCAAACAACACTTTCTAGGCTGGCATATCAGGACTGAGAAAGATCTATTTGATCCAGATCATTTTGTAATGATGGACTATAGATATCAAGATCCTGGCACCACTAGTTTTATGTATCTGCTACCTTTTGAAAAAAATGAAGCATTAATTGAATACACCTATTTCTCTGGAGAGCTAGTAGACGACGCGGTTTATGAAAGTAAAATGCGGGAATACCTCAAAAAAGAATATAAGCTGGATGAATTTGAAATAGTAAGAATCGAGCAAGGTGTCATTCCTATGACGACCTATGATTTTACTGCGCATAATACTCAGGTAGTTCACAAAATAGGAACCGCTGGCGGCTGGGTAAAGGCAAGTACTGGTTACAGTTTTAAAATGAGTGAGAAACGCGCCGCGCAGTTAGTAGATAATTATATTACCGGTAAGGATCTAGGCCACAATATGCAGGAAGCCAAATATCGATGGTATGATCAAATTATGTTAGACGTGTTGCATCAGGATAACGGTCGTGGCGATAAGGTCTTCACAACACTTTACAGTAAAAACGATATCCAGCGCATTTTTGCTTTTCTAGATGAAGAAACCACGTTTCAACAAGAATTACAGATCATGCTGCCCATGACATCTTATCCTTTTGTAAGATCCGCGGTTACCAGTTTCTTTAAATGAGATTCAATATTTAATTGATCCATGGTGCCTGTACTTGCATAAGGTTGAAACCTGCTGAACAATTCCTCGGCATACCACTGTAGAGCGTTGGTTTGTCTTATGGCATTTTTATGAGCCTTGTTGCGATAGGCAAATTTATTGATAGCATCAGCGCTATCCCATAAACTCATGGTGGCCATATGTGTTACCGGCCATTCACCTACTCCAGCTTTAAATAATACATGCTCGTTCTCAACAATATCACGTTGGGATTGTGGCACATAATCCCAGAATCTTTTCAAAAATGTCAATTTAATACGAGCTCTCGTCAATACAAAAACCAGTGGATTGCCGTCATCAAGCTCTGTACTTTCCTCAAAGGGATTCTTTCTAGCCCATTGACCTCTAGCTTTCACATTGCGCATGAAGATAAGCTGGTAATCATCCGCTTTTTCTTTGAGCCTATTATGAAACTTACTGCTGTCAAAGTATTCTTGAGCTACTTTTTCATTTTCCCATACTTGTACATGCATATAAGTACTCCAGTCTGGTGTAGGATTGAAACCGTCCAAACCTTTTCCCATGACTTTGAAAAACTGTTGGCCAGCAACTTTGCGCAATCTTACCCAAGCTTCAGCAACCGCGATAAATTGCCAAGATTTTCCTGATAAAGAATCTCTTTTAAAAATAGATACGGTGGTGATTTGTTTGCTCATAGTAAGTAAGTATCAAGCAATCCTGTGACTTGATGAATATGCAAGTTAATGGCTATCTTCCACGCTATGAAATATAGTTTGCATCTTATTTGGCTGTTAGCCGTTTTAATTAGTCCGCAATTACATACGGCGCAGAATTATGCGCAGCATGGTATGGTCGTCTCTGATAATGAGATCGCCAGTAAAGTAGGCGTTGAAATAATGAAGCAAGGCGGTAATGCTATTGACGCTAGCATTGCAACGGCCTTTGCACTAGCCGTAGTACATCCAGCAGCCGGTAATATAGGTGGCGGCGGTTTTATGGTATATCGCCCTAAAGCTGGAGACGTGACCACTATTGATTTTAGAGAAAAGGCACCTCTTGCGGCAACGCCTACCATGTTTCTAGGACCAGATGGTGAAGTAATTAAAGGTCTTAACCATAACAGCGCTCTAGCAATAGGCGTTCCCGGAACCGTTGCTGGAATGGCGCTCGCTCATAAGAAATATGGTAAATTACCCTGGAAAAAACTTGTGCAACCAGCGATTGAACTAGCACGTCAAGGAATACCGCTGACCTATGCCCTATCGCGTGACGCTCGCGGAATTGATCAGTGGGATGATGCACCAGCATTTCTCAAGCAGCTATTTACAGAAAACGGAAAGGTGCTAGAATTCAATGAAAATTGGAAACAACTAGCACTTGCTAATACATTGGATATTATTGCGACTCGAGGCCACAATGGATTTTACAAAGGTGAAATTGCCGAACAAATTGCCAACTACGTTCAACGAGAAGGTGGCATCATCACCGAGAAAGATCTCAACCAGTATGAGGCTATCGAGAGAAAACCTATCCACGGTACTTTTAATGGATACGACATCTACAGTATGCCACCGCCTAGTTCTGGTGGTGTGACACTTGTAGCCATGCTCAATTTAATGGAACAGGCAGATGTTGAGGAAATACCTTTTAATTCAACAGCCTACACACACTTACTAATTGAAAGCATGCGACGAGGCTTTGCAGATCGCGCTCAATTTTTAGGCGATCCAGATTTTAACGAGGACATGCCGCTGGATCGATTGACCTCAAAATCTCATGCTGTGATGAGATTTAAAAATATTGATATGGATAAAGCCTCAGTTAGCGATCCATCAACTTACGGTCATCCATATGATGGTGAGAATACCACTCATTATTCAGTTATTGATAGTGATGGTAATGCGGTATCGGTGACCTACACGCTGGAACAGAGCTACGGGTCTGGAATGGGAAGCAATGAATTAGGTTTTATATTCAATAATGAGATGGGTGATTTTAATCCGCAGCCTGGTGTGACAACTACTAGTGGACAAGTAGGATCTGATCCTAACATCATTGCACCTGGCAAGAGAATGTTGTCTAGCATGACGCCTGTGATCGTTTCCAAAGACAATAAGCCATTCTTAATCATAGGTAGTCCTGGTGGTCGTACCATCATCAACACGGTTTACCAGACAGTACTTAACGCAACTCTTTATGAAATGGATTTACATGATGCGATCGAGTCCATGAAAATCCACCATCAATGGTTACCCGATGTAACATATTATGAGCGTCACAAGCTATCGCCAGATGTAGTCAAAAATCTGGAAGAAATGGGACATACTATGACACCACGCAATGTGTTGGGTAGGCTCATGGGAATTAGTATTGATCAACAAACAGGAATACGCACCGGCGTGAGTGATTCTTCAAGTCCAGATGGCGCAGCAGTTGGATACTAGAATGGAAAATTTTACGTGTAGAATGTTAGAAGCTATTCCGCTTTCGCGAAAGCAGAATCCAAAAAAAGCCTTTCATTATTGCTTTCTAGCCATTGCTTTCTCAATACTCGCAGGAATAAATGCTCGCGCCCAAGAGAAAGAATACTTCATCGACTATGCTGGACTCAACGCGGGTTTTTCACGTCAAGATGTATTCCCGTACAATAATGACAACTATTTTCACGAAAGCAGGTATCTTAAAGTACAGCTAGGTAAGGAAGTATGGAATCGTAAAAAACAGTCGATAGAGGTGCTGGTTGAGCCATCTGTTTATTTTGTCAAACATAGAATGCTCAATTTTTTCTACATCAAACCTCAAGATGCAGAAAATTTTATGGAGTTGCGAGATCGATTTCTTCAACCTCTTGAATACGAAGAATATGCATTAAATATAGGGCTGATATACAGGTATGAATTCAGCGATCTCTGGAGTGCTTACGGGCAGATAAGCATTGGTCCAATGATCGCGACAGAGAGAACTGAACGCCAAGATGAAGGATTTTCGTTTTCAGACATTGTAGGATTGGGTACCACCTATCGACACGATCGCTGGCGATATGATCTACGGTTTACACTAAGACACGTAAGCAATGCAGATCTAACCGAAAATAATGACGGTCATAATAATGCTGGTATCGAAATCGGAGTTGGAATCAATCTCTAGAATTACAATCAATTAGCTAACTCATAAAAAAAGTCCATTATCAATTTGATAATGGACTTTTTAATATTAAAAGATAGCTCTTACTTAAGCCGCGTTCTCTTCTTTTATCAGATTAAGCGCGCTTCCCTTGCGATACCACTTGATCTGTGCATCATTATAAGTATGGTTTACCTTGATGGTATCTTTTGATCCATCTTTGTGCACGATTTCTACCGTCAACGGAGTATCTGGAGCAAAGTTCTCTAAATCCACAAAGTTGAAAGTATCATCTTCTTGGATCAGATCATAGTCTGCCTCGTTTGCAAAAGTCACACCAAGCATTCCTTGCTTTTTAAGGTTGGTCTCATGAATACGTGCGAACGATTTAACAATTACCACATAAACCCCTAGATGTCTAGGCTCCATAGCTGCGTGTTCTCTGGATGAACCTTCACCATAATTATGGTCACCTACTACTACTGTAGGAATACCAGCGGCCTTGTAAGCACGCTGTGTTTTAGGCACGGCATCGTACTCGCCATCAATCTGGCTCTTTACAAGGTTTGTTTGCTTATTGTAAGCATTGACAGCACCTATCAAACAGTTGTTTGAGATATTATCTAGGTGTCCGCGATACTTCAACCACGGTCCAGCCATAGAGATATGGTCAGTCGTACATTTGCCAAATGCTTTGATCAATAGCTTGGCACCCATCAAGTTGCCGCCATCCCATGGCTCAAATGGAGTCAACAATTGTAGGCGGTCGCTATCTTCCGCAACTTTTACCTCAACGTGTGATCCATCTTCAACTGGTGCTACAAATCCTGCATCTTCTACTTCAAAACCTTTAGGTGGCAATTCAATACCACTAGGTTCTTCTAGCATAACTTCTTCACCATCTTCATTGATCAGTTTATCAGTCATTGGGTTAAAGTCCAACTTACCTGATATAGCAATTGCTGCTACCATTTCTGGTGAACCTACAAACGCGTGTGTGTTAGGATTACCATCGGCACGTTTTGAGAAGTTTCTATTGAACGAGTGTACAATAGTATTTTTCTCATCACCTTTCAAATCACTACG
This window harbors:
- the ggt gene encoding gamma-glutamyltransferase, with amino-acid sequence MKYSLHLIWLLAVLISPQLHTAQNYAQHGMVVSDNEIASKVGVEIMKQGGNAIDASIATAFALAVVHPAAGNIGGGGFMVYRPKAGDVTTIDFREKAPLAATPTMFLGPDGEVIKGLNHNSALAIGVPGTVAGMALAHKKYGKLPWKKLVQPAIELARQGIPLTYALSRDARGIDQWDDAPAFLKQLFTENGKVLEFNENWKQLALANTLDIIATRGHNGFYKGEIAEQIANYVQREGGIITEKDLNQYEAIERKPIHGTFNGYDIYSMPPPSSGGVTLVAMLNLMEQADVEEIPFNSTAYTHLLIESMRRGFADRAQFLGDPDFNEDMPLDRLTSKSHAVMRFKNIDMDKASVSDPSTYGHPYDGENTTHYSVIDSDGNAVSVTYTLEQSYGSGMGSNELGFIFNNEMGDFNPQPGVTTTSGQVGSDPNIIAPGKRMLSSMTPVIVSKDNKPFLIIGSPGGRTIINTVYQTVLNATLYEMDLHDAIESMKIHHQWLPDVTYYERHKLSPDVVKNLEEMGHTMTPRNVLGRLMGISIDQQTGIRTGVSDSSSPDGAAVGY
- a CDS encoding acyloxyacyl hydrolase translates to MLEAIPLSRKQNPKKAFHYCFLAIAFSILAGINARAQEKEYFIDYAGLNAGFSRQDVFPYNNDNYFHESRYLKVQLGKEVWNRKKQSIEVLVEPSVYFVKHRMLNFFYIKPQDAENFMELRDRFLQPLEYEEYALNIGLIYRYEFSDLWSAYGQISIGPMIATERTERQDEGFSFSDIVGLGTTYRHDRWRYDLRFTLRHVSNADLTENNDGHNNAGIEIGVGINL